GGATAACCGCATTGAGGACGTAAAGTTCAAGACATTTGGTTGTGCGGCAGCAATTGCATCCAGCAGCATGGCGACTGAAATGATAAAAGGCAAAACCCTGGAAGAGGCCTGGAACCTGACAAACGAGGCAGTTGCTGAAGCTCTTGAAGGTTTGCCTTCAGGCAAACTGGAGTGTTCAGTTGTTTCCAGGGAAGCTATCCACAGGGCAATTAATGATTACAGGAAAAAGCAGGGGCTGGAAACACTTCCGGAGCAGACCTGAAAGAAAAGAACAAAAAAACAATCTTACTCGATTTAACTTTTAAGCTTACTGAAAAGCCGCCTCCCTTACCATAATCACACGAGAGATGCACAAAATCTTTTAGATGTACTGCATTCCGCATCTGCTTACATATCCGTATCTGCTTTACTTACTTATCGTAAAGTTGATCTGGTATTCTCCTGATGATACTCCATGAAAAAAGTAGGAATTATAGTTACTGACCCTGAAGACTGGACAGCCAGAGCACTTACTGATGCAGCAAGAAAGAAAGGTTTTTCTCCTTTTATTCTGGACCTCAGAGCTGCAGAGGTCGGCATTAATACGATAACTGACGAGCCAATAGCCAGGAAATTAACGACAGTCTTTA
This region of Methanosarcina flavescens genomic DNA includes:
- the nifU gene encoding Fe-S cluster assembly scaffold protein NifU, encoding MYNKKVMDHFMNPRNVGEIEDADGVGEAGNPHGDHMKIFLKIRDNRIEDVKFKTFGCAAAIASSSMATEMIKGKTLEEAWNLTNEAVAEALEGLPSGKLECSVVSREAIHRAINDYRKKQGLETLPEQT